A genomic window from Silene latifolia isolate original U9 population chromosome 11, ASM4854445v1, whole genome shotgun sequence includes:
- the LOC141612379 gene encoding L-type lectin-domain containing receptor kinase VIII.1-like, which translates to MNQIQRYNLLLFSLLITQFITLIAQPISSFSLKSFNTDKNQNFNSNFALLGDAQINNEANFLNFSSGQIVYKKPFNFLDPKTSKPFSFSSQITFSITPGVGDGIVFVIFPSNLQFSKVFDQGYFSLSNNINNKFLLVEYNTRKDANHVGINVGSFVSNVVEYNGDMPLTSWIDYDANLLTLQIRLAESGSNQPSTPLIDYPIDLSKMWGVEDVLIGISSNSNQINSLFSWSFEMRSIQNQKSCFLSVLGGVIFATGCGTLVAFVALFVWVIFFGRHSNVVVLDLAMNPVDFKYEKVDVLVDNDFKRSSVTL; encoded by the coding sequence ATGAATCAAATTCAAAGATACAATCTTTTGTTATTTTCTTTACTAATCACTCAATTCATAACCTTAATTGCTCAACCCATTTCATCATTTTCACTAAAATCATTCAATACTGATAAAAACCAAAACtttaattccaattttgcccTTTTAGGAGATGCCCAGATCAACAATGAGGCTAATTTCCTCAATTTTAGTtcaggacaaattgtttacaaaaAACCCTTTAATTTTCTTGATCCAAAAACCTCAAAACCCTTCTCATTTTCTTCTCAAATTACTTTTAGTATTACCCCTGGTGTTGGAGATGGTATAGTTTTTGTAATTTTCCCAAGTAATTTACAATTTTCCAAGGTTTTTGATCAAGGGTATTTTAGTCTTTCTAATAATATTAACAATAAATTTCTTCTTGTTGAGTATAATACTAGAAAAGATGCTAATCATGTTGGTATAAATGTAGGAAGTTTTGTGTCTAATGTGGTTGAGTATAATGGTGATATGCCATTAACTTCTTGGATTGATTATGATGCTAATTTGCTAACATTACAGATTAGATTAGCGGAATCCGGTAGCAATCAACCTTCCACCCCTTTAATTGATTACCCTATCGATTTGTCGAAAATGTGGGGAGTTGAGGATGTTTTAATCGGAATTAGCTCGAATTCTAACCAAATTAATAGCTTGTTTTCTTGGAGTTTCGAGATGAGGTCGATTCAGAATCAAAAGAGTTGTTTTCTGAGTGTTCTTGGAGGAGTGATCTTTGCTACAGGATGTGGTACATTGGTTGCATTCGTTGCATTGTTTGTATGGGTGATCTTTTTTGGTAGACATTCTAATGTTGTTGTTCTTGATTTGGCTATGAATCCAGTCGATTTCAAATACGAAAAGGTTGATGTTCTCGTCGATAATGATTTCAAGAGATCGTCTGTAACTCTATAA